CAGTGACGATAACGCGTAAAATTATATTCCACGGTATACGATTCCTAGAAACATATATTCTCGATATAGGCTGATGAATGGATTCGATAGCAACATGAGCAATAGGCTGTTCTTTTCCTTGATGAAACTTATACGGCCAGATAAAATTGAGATCGATAACGCAACCGCGTCCTGGGCCCTCGACACACTTGGTtacacggtcgagaaactcatgttggaggtaaaaagaaaaaaattacttgATTCGATGAATTCCTCAAGCGAACGCGTCCAACGAAAATCGGAACAACCCGTTTACGTGTTACAGCTGATGCAACCTTGCAATTTGTTACTGGTGAGATGCGCCTGGCTCGGGCAGATCTAcgattgcgataaaattttcaaaacggtGAAATCGAACGAAGGATTTTGTTGCGGCTTCAATTATCATTTCGGTCTTTCCAAGGATTATTGGTAAttcgaaaatataatacttcGTTTCGTTGTGTCAGAGAATCGCGAACTATTCGAGAATCTTTAATTCGAATCACtcgaatttgaatttcgcgcccaATATGCAAATACATCGAACTTTCTACcgcgttaattattttcaaatcctCGATGTATCGTATCTAGggctttgtaaataattttgaatcttTATTGTGTCAAATTTCGAGCGCAAAACCGTCGAGTTTATCACTTTCATTTTTTCTGCTTTCGTTGTTCGAGTATAAGCGAACTATTCGAGAATCTTTAGTTCGAATCGCtcgaatttgaatttcgcgcccaATATGCAAATACATCGAACTTTCTACCGCGTTAATCATTTTCAAGTCCTCGATGTATCGTATCTAGggctttgtaaataattttgaatcttTACTACATCAAATTTCGAACGCAAAACTGTCGAGTTTATCACTTTCATTTTTTCTGCTTTCGTTGTTCGAGTATAAGCGAACTATTCGAGAACCTTTAGTTCGAATCGCtcgaatttgaatttcgcgcccaATATGCAAATATAGTACATCGAATTTTCTACCGCGTTAATCGTTTTCAAATTCCCAATGTATCGTATTTAGagctttataaataattttgaatcttTACTACATCAAATTTCGAACGCAAAACTGTCGAGTTTATCACTTTCATTTTTTCTGCTTTCGTTGTTCGAGTACAAGCGAACTATTCGAGAACCTTTAGTTCCAATCActcgaatttgaattttctaccgcgttaataattttcaaatcccCAATGTATCGTATTTAAggctttgtaaataattttgaatcttTATTACGTTAAATTTCGAATACAAGACTGTCAAGTTTATCACTTTCATTTTTTCTACTTTCCTTGTTCGAGTATAAGATCTTGACTTATTTAACTGTTCTTCAGGGACGAACTTTCGTCGCAAACGAACATAacaacgatcgagaacgatgTCCAGCCGTCTAATTCCGCTTTGCACCTACCAGGTGTTGGACAAATATTGGTATTACTGAGTGAAAAGAATTTTGCACGCTTTTAATATTGCACAGTATAGTTTCAACGCGCTTTTAACAGACTCTGCACGATATAACGGTGTCCATTAGCAACCTCGATTAAACTTTCCGgctttatttgtaaatttcgaaattaaagCCATCTGTTGCGCGAACGTTCGCACGGATCTCGTACGAGAATGCAAGTTTTCAGGATGTACCGGGTACTGGCCGAGATATCGGTTTATCGGTCGCGTTGAATATCGATGCTGAAAACTATAAAAGTTCAGTGAGGCAGTACGTGGGTGCCACAGTGCTGACACACGATCCGATAGATTATCCGGATGTTGGTGCACAATCCTCCACTCTGCTACCAGGGCATACCATGTCGATGGAACTCGCCGGGACGAAGATCGAAAGCTCCGAGGACATTCGCGATATACCGCTACGCAAGAGGATGTGTTTGTTCGATAACGAGGTACGTGGAGGTATAATTGTCCTTACgcgattttcaaatattcgcaatacgatacgtattacgaccacgaatgtttcttttcttctttttgttttcttttttttatctcgtCGTACACGACATTTCTAGAATTCCGGCGAGCGCATGTACAGTTACCAGACCTGCATCTCGGAATGCATACATCGAAATACGTACGGCTATTGCGGATGTCTGCCCTTTTTCTATCCAGACGAGCGTGAGTAATgtgtataaatattgtacagtAGTGCTGTGTATAGAAACGTAATATTTGAACAACGTTTATTCGATAGCGAAATATTCAATGTATACTCGTAACGCTCGAACAACCGtgagatattcgaatattaaattactcgaataattcaAGGTTGCAATTTACTCGTAAATATTGGACGTATAAGGCGATCGTGTCGAGTAATTTGGAAAACGTACATTCGTTGCTCTGTTGACGTTTCAAGCTGTGTTTTAAATTCTTTTTGGGAATactaaaaattcttttattcgttaaacTTGATTCTCAACGATAAATTCATGTTTATTTTATACGTACACAATTGCAGATATTATTgacgaataattttcataaagAAGACCCCCAACAAGGGTTGAGATATCGAAAGAATGCTTCATTCTTTATTTTACggtattaaattatttcaacTAATAGCATGCAAAAGGTTAACGTAACTCATGTCGTATCTTGTTCACGTTATAATGCACTACGTGCAATATAATCCTTAATTAACTGGATGAAATATACGTTCTGTAATTAATACAATAACGTCGGTACGAAAAAATAGGTAAAAATATACGGTTTGTTTATTTGAACGCGTGGTTAGATTTCCATCGTTGTTGCATCAACTTGTAAACATTTTGCAAACCGATCGTGAAATTTTACGAACGAACAGCGCGCTCCACTTGTTGCTTATCGGCAAATCCCTAAATGAAATACATAATGacgtaaatgaaaaattgttacgataAATGCGACACGACACTCCGAACAAACATCGTCGTTTGCCTCGAATCTGTCTCGCAAATTCGGGATTAAAATTACGCCAACATTCATAAATTATTCCTGCCTCGTTACAAACATTTGTCCAGTCTGTTGCTAGATCCAGATATGCGCACCTGTTACTTGACAGATGTGGATTGCATTCTAGCTCGCAGAAGTAagtgaataataaatattctcattataccgttgcaaacgatcAATGGCCACGTTTAAATTACCACTGCACGATATTCACACCTCAGCGTTCaagtttctgtatttatcgttGCGTTAATATTTTACCCGGACCAAGTTCATTTCCACTCTATTTATTCCACCGGTAGCGAAAGTGAAGTGCGTTTCGCCACTAATACGTGAATTACTTTCGCCACTGCggtatttattcgttcgatcgagcgcgTTACTTTATCGAGGGTTGCGTGTACcatatgaaatttaataattgtacaattcaACGTTGCACACTATCAGAGATTAACGCGAACGACCAATGGCTGACTACGTTCTACCCCCACTCCTTCTCGCGTAGTCGGACTTACGTCACACAGTATAGTAACGCCATCTAGCGTTGAAACCATGCAACTGGATGCGCGCCACGTAAAAGAAGGGGTAGCGTGAAACTCAGCCTTTGGGCCCCTCGATAAAGAAACGTAGACAATAATACAccacttcgaatcgtgtaatcttCAAACAGGAAGCATATCGCAAGTTAAGGTGTCGCACATCAACGACTGCAGCTGTCTTCCACAATGCAACGACCAATCGTACGAAGTGACCAGTGAATCGATAAGAATAGAGGACATAGAATACGATTCGGAATTAACGTAAGTAACTGTAACCTTCAGTTAATTATCGGTTAATTGAAGATAGTTATCGAGACGACACGAACGTATACattctacaattttattattctagTAAGCTGTCGATGCATCCATCTTTACCAttgttctttctcttttttgtttcttcacTTTGCAGTCAAAGTAAACATTTAATATTCGtttctaaaatttaatattcgtaaTACAGATTACGTAGAAACTTCGTTCGTACTCGAGAGATATTCCTTAATTATAGAGTCACCGTAACGGTAACGTCTTCCATTAAATAATCCATGAAACACAAACATGAGGAACAGTATGTAACGTTGGATTAGTTTCTCGAGATGAGACATTTACGCTGTCGTTTCACGTCGCTGGAAATTCATAGTCGAGGAACATAATCTCGTGCATCTTTTTCCTTCGGATTCAAGAACAGGAAATTTTACACGCGTTTCTTTGCAGGCACGGTTTGAATGCAAAGACCACCTCGTTCCTCTACGTGTATTTCCGAGATGGCACGTACCTCGAGTACCGCAAGCAAACTATCCTGAGATGGGACGGTCTACTCGGTAAGGGAAACTTTCTCAAAAAGTATCTACATGTTCGAGCTATTTCTCTGACGCCGCGTAAGTGGCTAAATGGGGGGGAATAGACGggagaaataaagtaaaatcgGACCGAGTTCGTTACGGAACTAACAAAGTGCTCGAGAAGTTACACCAGACCACAGGAGGTATAGAAAAGTTTCGCCAAGCGGGGAGAGTAACGCTATAAATTCAGGAACAAAACGAACCCGTCAGCTAAGAAGTCTCCCAGATTTTGAACGACTCCTATCCCTTGAATAATAAAACGACGTCGGTTTACAACGGGAtagaatagttttttttttttcactacaCTACTTCGTACAAGTGTACTCTTTTAAATCTATAAGAAATACGTCTACTCCTATGCAATAATAATTACTATCTCGGTTACtgtgaaatttatcgaaaatttgcaCAGAAGAGAAAAGTTTCCTAAAATAATTTCCGATATTTCTCGTTATATACACTTTCGCGTTAAAAACAATTCTGAACGAGATATCGTGGATTTTATAATCAACGTCCCTAGAATTCTTTCTTAAGGATTCAACGACGTGCTACAGTTTGTAATTTCGATTTCATCGCTCTAAGATTAAACTCGATGTTACAGATCAAATTAATCCTTAACTATTTTTCAAAGTAGACTTTAAACGATACTTGCATATCTATCGTTAAAATAATAGATACTCGAAAATTTACGAAGCCTGTTGCAAATTTATCAGCGGCTGAAAATTTCAACGTTAATCGTAGATATTTAACGCTCAATCCTGTACTATTCGAACTGCCACCGATTCGGTCTTTCTAACCTCCTGTTAATCGCAAGCGTGTTACGCACGCGAGCCTCAGAACGAATTGCTCTCGTCAtaactccagatgcaatctccTCGCGTGCGTACTGTACATCGTACTCACGAGAATCAATGTTCGTGGTGTCAAACTCAAATCAggggaaataaatttttctgttATATTTTCTCCGTTTTCAAGTACGATGTATTGTAAATATCAGTGGATATATTGCAATGTgtaaatagaataatatttcaGCCTCTTTCGGAGGAATCTTCGGACTGTGTCTAGGCGGATCGGTGATGAGCTTGGTCGAGTTTATTTACTATATGGTGTCGAACCACATCACTGTTCCTAAGAAGAGACTGGAAACACAGAATGATCATTTTCCACCA
The sequence above is drawn from the Ptiloglossa arizonensis isolate GNS036 chromosome 1, iyPtiAriz1_principal, whole genome shotgun sequence genome and encodes:
- the LOC143147324 gene encoding sodium channel protein Nach, producing MKTMPENDHNTEKMKKSSKRRSSFVKSLKRCFFNYCKNTGLHGFRYIVTSETNSERTMWLTMCMSAIAFCVILMLRLWIFFSNNPTITVIDTSNPIKDLPFPGITICNNNKVYKPHADLIAQKLLMNGFDSNMSNRLFFSLMKLIRPDKIEIDNATASWALDTLGYTVEKLMLELMQPCNLLLVRCAWLGQIYDCDKIFKTVKSNEGFCCGFNYHFGLSKDYWDELSSQTNITTIENDVQPSNSALHLPGVGQILDVPGTGRDIGLSVALNIDAENYKSSVRQYVGATVLTHDPIDYPDVGAQSSTLLPGHTMSMELAGTKIESSEDIRDIPLRKRMCLFDNENSGERMYSYQTCISECIHRNTYGYCGCLPFFYPDEHPDMRTCYLTDVDCILARRRSISQVKVSHINDCSCLPQCNDQSYEVTSESIRIEDIEYDSELTHGLNAKTTSFLYVYFRDGTYLEYRKQTILRWDGLLASFGGIFGLCLGGSVMSLVEFIYYMVSNHITVPKKRLETQNDHFPPASELFVSVATCENWIKKHGKTVMEKREVRAWNGQLSQRTRKNPFSLKSKGSRVFHK